The segment TGGTGCCCTTGCCGCCAGTTATATTGCCCACTACCCACCCCGCGTCACAGAAACTCCACCCTCCCCAAATCTCAGTCTGGAACTTGCACCCCAAAACATAATGCATGCACAAAATGGTAATTTTATTTAGTTTGTTTCTTTATTCACTCTATAAGCGTTAAAATAAACAtctcaagaacaacaatggaacAATATCAAAGAATATTGGAAgacaatactccctccgttctagCTATTAATTTTGTCCACAACACACCTTGTATAGAGACCAAGGAAGTACTTGTTTTAataatcaatatgaaacaaaaatCTATGTCTTTTTTAAATTAATACTCAAGTATACAGTAGCTTTTGTTCTAACGAatcagagcatctccaagggttttgtatttgaagtttgcatttgagtaatttgccaaaaagcttcaaaagtggtatccaacggttttgcatttggagtttgcaatttgggcaacttggcaaatgagggagcaaacttggcaaaaatgccaagttgtGGGTGGCTTTGCAAACCCAATCGCGTGAGCAAAGTCACGCGCGAGGAAAGCGCGTGCGCCTggagaccttctatttttatcatttgcCGAGTTCAAATGCCAATTCccttggagatgacctatttttatctttgcattttgttataggagtttgcaaataacaacaaatgccaagtcaatttgccaaaacctttggagatgctctcatTCGCTAAAGTACCCTCATGTCTTCCATGAGAAAAACATTGGAACATTTTCTCTGTGGTCCATAGAcaaataatcaaatattcacttGGTCAAGTCAAACTATCTTAAATTCCATAaacttatttaattattttataatatatttatttaataccTTAAATATTATACACTTTCCTAGAAAATTAATTAAATTTAGACAGTTTAATTTAATACAGAGCTCTAGTCTCATCCTTTTGGTATGGTGGAGTATGGAGGTAGTAATACGTACGGAACCAAAGGGAGGCCACGCAACTTGCATATATATAGGTCTCCTCAATATTTCAGTCATTGAATTTGCTTGCACGCGCCGAAGCTGTCTGCAACGAGGCCACTAGTGGAGGAGCATCTATGCGTGAAGGTATGACGACCGACGTCAACTGGTAGAGTAGAGACATGTAATAAAGCTAAACTCAACTTGTAACGACTGTGAAAAAAATTTAACTGTAACTGTGATGACGTTGCTAACGAATTGAGCCCGGCGACGACACACCGGTCTGCGGCGCCGTACTCCACCTAGCCAACCTGACGCCGACGCAGTACGCGACAAAGCGCACAAATCCGCCGTCGGATTCAACAGCCCCCATTCCGGCCGCCATGCATCCCATTTCCAGCAGCAAAGCATCCCCCCCTCGCCCCTCGGCAAGCCGCGTTCTCGTCGCCTTGTGGCCGACGACGAGCCACCGGCGCAcgccgaaagaaaaaaaaaaaaaaaagggcgcGCATTGAAACCGGTGACGACGCGCGCAGGTGCTGCGCGCGCACGGCAAAGCTGCCCGCCTCGTGCTCCCCGCGACGCGCGAGCGCCTTCCCGCCCGCCCACGCACACGTCGCTGACGCGCGGGGTCCCGACGCGCCCGTGGCCACCCGTGTCGGCGAGCGGCAGCGGGGTGGGGGGTCCGGAGCGCGTCCACGCAGCGCGCCTCGCCACCTTCCGCTAACGCGTGGCGACGTGCGGCGAGACGTGGCCGGCGTGCCGGCCCTTTGATCCGGCGGCGAACGGATGGACGCCCGGGCCCCGCGATTTCTACTGGACGCCCCTGTCAGTGTCACGTCGGCCAAGAGCTGGATCCCGCCCGGAAGCCGAAAGCACACTGCCTTTTTGGGGGGTTTTTGCATACAGAACCGTCGAATTTGTATGTCGTGACCATCCTACTTTCTTCCAATGCCGCGGACAACAAAAACATCAAATATGAGAGACGGTGAGGGTCcgtttgtaaaagatcctagatGTTTGCGAAAAAAAAACTGTCGACCATGCTGAGAGTACTCCTAATCAACAAATCGTCGAACACTTGCCAAGTCGAGGCAGGAGAAGCTAGCTAGGCAGGAAGGAAGCAAAGCGCCAATAAAGGTTGAGGAGACAGAGAAACGTGCACACAATTAATAAGAAATCTATCTATCCCACTCTGCCGACTGCCGACGACGACGGACTGCCGCCGTGTGCCGACGAGCCGACAGCCGATCGAGCGCAGGGCAAGAATTATGCAGCAGGATCAGACGACGAGCTCGCTGCCCTCCAGCAGCGAGCGCTCCTCCAGCTCAGCGCCGCAGACGGATCAGGAGACCAGGGAAGGCACGCGCTTCCACACAACACTACTTGCTTCTCCATGACCATCTCTCTCTCACTTACTCAAGTCTGTTTCTTCAAGCATGCATGTGCTTCTGACTTTTGCTTGTTCTAGGTTCATCACTTCGTTTGAAAAAGGATTCTTTGTTGGTCTTCGGTTTTCCTTTCCTCTttcgaaggaaaaaaaaagacttTTTTGTATGTCCTGTGTATCTTTACAATACACAAGTGAAGCGTGCAGCTATGTATATATTTCTCTCACGTCGATCAGCTAGCAACCAGCATGCATGCACGAAATCGAGATCTAGCAGACTGATTTTTAACAAGATCATCATCATGGCCGCGGTGTGCAGCGATGGAGAGCGACGAGGAGATCAGGAGGGTGCCGGAGGTCGGGCTGGAGCTGGCCGGCCCGTCGACGTCCGGCAGGGAGACGACTGCGGCTGCGGGCACGGCGGCGGGCGCTGCCGGGACGTCGTCCGCGTCGCAGGCGGCCACcagcgccgcccgccgccgcggccgtagCCCCGCCGACAAGGAGCACCGGCGCCTCAAAAGGTGCGTTGCCTTTTCGCGCCTCTTCGTAGCTGGATCCGTTGCGAGCTTTTAGCTGCTGCTTCTTGTTGGTATATGGTATACGATCGCGAAGGACGTGCTCATATTCAGAGACTGTCGTCAAGACCCGATCGAGAGCTTTTGTGTCGGTGTAGTGAGTAGAGTGCTAGACCTAATTAAAGGCGGTGTTTCACGTACGCAAGTACGCAGCTACAGTAGATGCCAGTAGGTATACATATACAATACAAGTTCCCTTTATGCCATTTTTCTACTACTCTATTTTTAAGTCTACCACGTCagcaaaatatataaaataaagtagagataaAATAATCATCATCGATATAAACAGTTTCACTCATAATATTTACTCCATTCATACTTAAAAAATAAAGTCGTTTTTGAGAGTGACACGGTCTCTAAAGTATACCTTTGAcctcttgtttttataaaagtatttattAAAAAATGATCTATGtacataaaaatgaaaatatttttcaagacaaatatatttatataactTTTATATCTCCAAACTCAACGacttaaaaaaattatttataatttaagtTTCCAATGTTTTATCCAAATCTTATCCAAAATGACTTTATTTTTAAATATGAAGGGAGTAATTCCTTGACTCATGACTCTAAAATTAAAACCGGCGAGCCTATCTCAATTTGTTTATCTCAtcttaaaaataatactacatcaTCCGAAATACCTACTCCCTCAATCACAAAAGAAGTGTCATTCTCACCTCGCGGAAAGTTAGAcacttttctcttttttaataTAAACTATCAGACATTTTTTACTTTGACCAAACATACATAAGAAatcattaatatttatgatacataataaatattattagattatttattgaatatatttttataataaatttatttggagatacaaatgttgttaatattttttgtagatttagttaaatttaataAAATTTGACCTAGAAGAAACTCAAAAGATATTGTGGGACAAAGGGAGTGCATAAAAGATGACACTTCCACCAAGAATAACTTCGATCATCAAACATGACATCAACTTGATCGGATAATATATATACTGACATCTGCAGACTTATGCATAAAAGAGTGAGAGAATGAGTTTAGCTTGTTCGCttaagcttatcagccgaatcagcCGGTCATtcagtagtatttttttctcacaataaatcagctaaCAGTACTTTTTTCTATCTCACAGTACTTTCTGTTTTGTAAGTGGTTTTGtcacattttttttctctctctcttgcgTGTTAGGTCCTTTTTTCGGCCTGGGCTAGGCCCTTGGTGCTGTGAGATTGCTTGGTTTGTTACACGCTCTCACTGTTTAATTAACTCAATACAACGCTCCGTCATATATATTTTTCCAAAACCAATGTATATAGCTTTCACAACAAATTTAATGCTCCTTTATTCAGTAATATCTGCTTAAGATGGATATTATGTAACTGTAAGGATCTGTTTAACCCGCACTAGGTAGTGGAATCCAAAGATTCCACAATTCAGCTTGAGATCCAAATGGTCTACAGTAACTTTTATCAACTTGGGATCTAAACAAACAGGATCTAGCTTTTACAAACCACAATTGCAAATTGCAAACCAGTGTACATAGTAGATCCAAACAGGACATGAGTGCACTTCCAAACGTTGACTATCAAAATATTTCACTAAAAATTACAAGTAAGTTGCCAAAGAGatgaaaaataataataataccgaAACCTACGTGGTAAATACTTTCTGAGAAAATGTTTTCCGTTTCCGTATTGCTAAGGAGGAACGGTGAGAAGCGATGACATATCTGTATCCCAAATAATCATAAATGGGCCTTTTCGTGGCCATATAGCCTACCGCGAACTCAACTATAGTACATCCACAATGGACAACTGGAACAATGCAACGGACATGACATGAGCAGATTAATTAAAGATCGCTCTCGTACTCATCATCAGGTTGCTTCGGAACCGGGTGTCGGCGCAGCAAGCACGGGAGAGGAAGAAGGCGTACCTGAGCGAGCTGGAGGTGAGGGTCAAGGACCTGGAGAAGAGGAACTCAGAGCTGGAGGAGAGGCTGTCCACGCTGCAGAACGAGAACCAAATGCTTAGACAGGTACACAGTCATATATCATAttatatcatatatatatatatatatatgttccaGTTTCTTGAATAAACCAAAACTTGTGAACATTTGATTTTCCTGCCTGCAGATACTGAAGAACACCACTGTAAACAGAAGAGGCCCAGGTGGCAGCAGTGCTGGTGGAGATAGCCAATAGCTGTCGGAACCGGTTGCATTTTGAAGAAAATTTAATTAAAGCAAGGAAATACCGCTTGAGAGCTAGTACTAGTATAAGTTTGTATTGGCTGTTGCCAACATGTAATTCGGCGCTCCGTCTTCGTGTACGCAAGGCGGCGTGGACGCAGTGCAGTAGTCCGTGGAGTACTGTAACTAGGTTTGTCTGAATTCTGAATTTCTGTGTCACCTGTACGGCTGTACAAACGTGCAGATCTTGTGAACTTCAGATGACACATTTTAGTTAGTGTTATTGATCCTTGATGGAACACCGTTgctataaaactgaaaataaaaaaaaatcagcatTGCTATTTGTTTAAGTgtttgaaactgaaatatgtgcGACACTTGCAGGCTTACATACGGCCTTTTCTTGGGCCGGCTATAGACGGGGTCACGATCTAGTTCATTCTCGTGGCAACATCACCGTTTGACCAGATGTGTTTGCTTAGGTTTACACAGGAACAAGTTTAGATGCTGTGGACTCTGATTCCTCGGCAAATACTAGTTCACCCCCCTGTCTGTTACCATGGCCACCAGAGGTGCCAGCTAGTATGCCTGTTGCAGCTAGCACACAAAAGGTAGTTTTGTCCTGCCGTGTCGTTTCTTCCACTGAGACCGCCTCGCAAACATCGCAGGAAACGACCCAAATCTTGTCGCTCCCATTCCCAGCCAGATGTCGAACGGAACTATCTGGGGTCTTGCGTCTGACTCGATGATGAAGACGAAGGAATGGGATGTCAGACAACAAAAGAGACTTTCTTCAGATCGAGACAGTTTTCGTTTTATTCTACTACATTTCAAAAGGTTTATTACTGAGGAGAAACCATGACATGTGCACATTACACTCTGAATAACTGAATTGTTCGCCTGTTGGTTACGAATTACGATCAAGATGGATGAAGACAGCCCAGAGATCGTGCCTGTCAACTCCCCGGCTCTGGACCCTCCTGATCCTGACCAGGAGCCTGAACCTTCAGAAAGGTGACTACTGGCATGTCCTAGCTCTTGCTATTTCATCAGTTCCTCACCCACCACCCATTTCCAATGCCGTTGCAAATGCACAACATGTCGATTTCATTCTCGCGCAGGATTACCATGTGTATCGAAAACAAGTTTTTAGTTTGTTTCCTGtcaccaagaaaatgctttACTTTCTTTCTTTGGCAAGATTAGAGCACTGGGTACTGCAATCCTGCAAAATCCTGCGTAACTGGTGTAGAATTTGTGGGTGCCGAACTGGGCCTTACCATGTTTCTGTCACCACCATGGCTGAATTTGCAGCGGGGAAGGTGACCGTGACGGCCCACCTGAGCCTGAGGCACTCAGCGACAAGCTGCCCCTCCCGGCGGCCGAGCTCAACCTGTACCGCGCGGCCGTCGCGCTGCGCCTGGTCCTCCTCGCCGCCTTCTTCCGGTACCGCGTCACCCACCCGGTGCTCGACGCGCCCTGGCTATGGCTGGCCGCGCTCGTGTGCGAGCTGTGGCTCGTCGTCGTGTGGCTCGTCGCGCAGCTCCCGAAGCTGTCCCCGACCAGCCGCGAGACGCACCTCGACAGGCTGGCAGCGAGGTACGACGACGGCGAGCCGTCCCGGCGGCTGGGCAGCGTGGACGTGCTGCTGACGGCGGCGGGCGCAGGCGCGGGGACGTCGTCGGAGCCTCCGCTGGCGACGGCGAACACGGTCCTGTCGGTGCTCGCGGCGGACTACCCGGCGGGGAGGCTGGCCTGCTACGTGTCCGACGACGGCGCGGACTTGCTGCTGTTCGAGGTCCTGTTCGAGGCCGCCGGGTTCGCGCGGCGGTGGGTGCCGTTCTGCCGGCGTCACGCCGTGGAGCCGAGGGCGCCCGAGCTCTACTTCGCCCGCGGCGTCGACTACCTCAGGGACAGGGCCGCGCCGTCGTTCGTCAAGGAACGCCGCGCCATGAAGGTGATCGAGCCACTCATAGATCAGCAGAAGAGACTGGCCCAGCTGATGGTGGTTAATTAGCTGCGTATGTTGCAGAGGGCGTACGAGGAGCTGAAGGTGAGGATGAACTACCTCGCCGCGAACGCGCGGAAGGTGCCGGAGGACGGGTGGGTCATGCCGGACGGCACGCCGTGGCCCGGGAACAACACGAGAGACCATCCTGCCATGATACAGGTCAAACAAAGAGTACTCCTCTCTGCACTTCACCCCCAACGTGCCAGCAACACGTGTGATGGAGCTCGATTCATGGTGTTCCATCCAGGTTCTTCTGGGGCACCCCGGCGATCAGGACGCCGCGGGGGACGAGCTGCCTCGGCTGTTCTACGTGTCGCGGGAGAAGAAGCCGGGGTTCCAGCATCACACGAAAGCCGGCGCCCTCAACGCCCTGGTACGCCGCCCTGGTCGTGGCTCTGTTCTTCAGCTGCAAGCCTGCGATGGGTTTCTGAGTTGTTGTTTGTCGTCAGCTCCGGGTGTCCGCTCTGCTGACGAACGGCTCGTACGTGCTCAACCTGGACCAAGACCACTGCGTCAGCAACAGCGGCGTCCTCAGGGAGGCAATGTGCTTCCTCATGGACCCAGACGCCGGGAACAGGACGTGCTTCGTCCAGTTCCCGCTGAGGATCGGCGTCGAGGACGACGGTGGCGAGCGGCGGCATGCGACTCGCGACTCTGTCTTCTTCGACGTAAGTGATCAAAGGGAGCTTATTTACTTGCACACGGCAGCAATGTCCGCCGCCACTCTCCGAGTCGTGTAACGGCGACACCTGATTTTGTGACGCACGCTGGGGTTCAGATCGACATGAAGTGCCTGGACGGCATCCAGGGCCCGGTGTACGTCGGCTCCGGCTGCTGCTTCAACAGGAAAGCGCTGTACGGATTCGATCCCGCCTTCTCcgaagacgacgacgaggaggaggaggaggaggcgccggTGCACTGGAGCAGGTGGTGGTGGTTCGGGAAGGTGAAGAAGCGAGCGTTGAGGAGGACCATGTCCACCGTTCCTCTGCTTGACTCGGAGGACACCGACGAGCTGACCGAAGCAGGCACGTCGATGGAAGCTAGCAGTTCTCATTCAATCTCAGTGCTCACCTGCTCGGAGTCCTAACCATTGGCACTGCAGGAAGAAGGCGGAGGCTGCGTTCCTACCGCGCCGCGTTGGAGCGGCACTTCGGCCATTCACCGGCGTTCATCGCGTCAGCGTTCGCGACCCaagagcgcggcggcggcggcagcgacgCGGCCACGGCCGACGCAGACGCTTCTTCGGTCCTCAGGGAGGCGATACACGTCGTCAGCTGCGCGTACGAGGAGCGGACGAGGTGGGGCAAAGACGTTGGCTGGATGTACGGttccgacgacgacggcggcggcggcgtggtcaCGGGGTTTACGATGCACGCGCGCGGGTGGGCGTCAGCGTACTGCGCGCCGGCGCGGACCGCGTTCCGGAGCTTCGCGCGTGCCAGCCCCTCCGAAGTCCTCGCCGGTGCGTCGCAGCGAGCGGTCGCGGCCATGGGTGTCCTGCTGAGCCGGCACTGCCCCGTCTGGTCCGCCGCTGGCGGCCGCCTGCGGCTCATGCAGCGGCTGGGCTACGTGAGCTGCGTCGCGTACCCGCTGGCATCCCTCCCGCTGACCGTCTACTGCGCGCTCCCGGCGGCCTGCCTCCTCACCGGCAAGTCCATCTTCCCAGACGACGTGGGGTACTACGACGCGGTCCTGCTCATCCTGCTCCTGTCCTCGGTGGTGGCCACGGTCGCGCTGGAGCTTCGGTGGAGCGGCGTGACGCTGCGCGCGTGGTGGCGGGACCAGAAGCTCTGGGTCGTCACCGGCACGTCGGCGTGCCTCGCGGCCGTGTTCCAGGGCATCCTCCGCTCGTGCGCAGGGGTCGACGTCGGTTTCTCCTCCACGTCCACGGAGACGGCGACCAGGAGGCGGTCGTCGTCCTCGGACGACGACAATCGGAAGTCCGCCGTGCTGCGGGGGTCGAACCTGCTGATCCCGCCGGCGAGTCTGCTGGTGGGAAACCTCGCCGGCGTGGTTGTGGCCGTGTCGTACGGGGTGGACCACGGGTACCCGTCGTGGGGCCCAGTCCTCGTGAAGCTGGCTCTCGCCTGGTGGGTGGTGGCGCACCTGCAGGGCTTCTTCAGGGGCCTCCTTGCGCGGCGGGACAGGCGGGCACCCACCATCGCCGTGCTATGGTCGGTGCTCTTCGTGTCCGTGCTCTCGCTGCTCTGGGTCAACGTCGACTCCTACTCAGCGCCGCCGGCGCAGTCCGCGTCGCAGCGGCCGCCGATCTTGTGAGAAAATTGAGAAGGCGATTCTAAGCTGGGCCGTGCCGCGCGGTCCAGGCCCATGACCACCGTGAGGGCCTACGCGTGAATTCTACTCACCTCATCCGGCCCGGTGCAGCGGTGGGGAGGAGAGAGAACGTGGAGAGAGGAGAGAAATAGTAGAGGGAAAAttagagaaaagaagaaagaaaacatGAAAATGAAAAGGTATTATGGCCAAAAGCTAAAAAGACTGATTCGAAGCTAATTAGGGTGCGCTCGGCAGAGCCGAGCAAGCACTTCCGCCACGCAGGTTGAGTGTTTTCcgtggagaaaaaaaaaagagtctgTCTACTCAAACTTTCTCGGAATCGAGTGATTTGAATATAGGAATCACTCGATTTTGAAAAAggaaaagatccaaatcaaaaggctagaaaaaacaaaaagtaaaagataaaattttgaaaatatATAGACTTTTTCCATGTAGGACAATttggaagaaaataaaaaagaaagaaagacaaattaaaaaaatacaaaaaaaaaattctatgTAAGGCAAATTGaattaaattaaaaaagaaagaaagaaagacaaaTTACAGATTACACATAGACCAAAATAAAAACACACAAAAAAACAAACCATGTCCGCAACAATAATAACAAAACTATAACCATGTGTTTGGTTGGAAGGTTGGGACCAACCCGGATGGGTTCGACCTGCTTTTGGGGTGTTTGGATGGGGGTTGAGGAAGGGATGGGTTGAACCCCAAATAAATATTCGCTGATTATGCGGGTTGGACTCGTCCGCCAGATTTCGACGGACGGAGCCGCTCCCGTCTAAAAAAGGATGCATGCATACAATAATAACAAAACTATAAAAGGATGCATGCATATAACTCAAATAGATTAGACCTATGGAACTAAAGAAAAAATCGAGGAAGAAATCATGCACCCTAGCGCACAATCCCCCAATACGCCTCACATCAACTTCATTCGCCTCTTTGAGATCAACTGACAGATGAAAAAGACGACACAAGAGATTCAAAATACATGCAAAAAGCTCAAAAAGCTCTGATCCATGAATCCAAATGGAGGAATCGACGAACAAATCACGAACGCTGGCGCATAATCGCTGAGAAGCCTTGCATCGCCTCGAGTCGCCCTCTCAAACATACACGAGGAGTCCGTCCAAACTAGAAAATAATGTGTGACTCCTAAAATATCAAAACAGTAGGCACCGACAAGATGGCCCCTCATGTTAAACAAAAaccaaaacaaaaaagaaagaacaaCACAGATGACACACAAAAGGAAACGAACGGCTGCCAGAACCGACTGACAGAAGCAAATAAATTACTCGAGTGAGACACATATTTATAAAAAAGGAAATACCATCTCTAGTTTTGGAGCGGTCCGCGGCGGTCTCGGTTTGGAATTCCGTTCGTTCTCATTCACTTCGAACTTCGAAgttcaggtcttgtttagttcataaaatattttgcaaaaattttcacatttttcgtcacatcgagtcTTGCAGCATAtgtatagagcactaaatatagatacacagtttatctataatttgagagatgaattttttaaatttagttagtctataattagataatatttgtcaaatataaacgaaagtgctactgttcatgttttgcaaaaaattttttttgaaaaacaaGGCCGCAGCCAAGGTCGTCCGGC is part of the Sorghum bicolor cultivar BTx623 chromosome 10, Sorghum_bicolor_NCBIv3, whole genome shotgun sequence genome and harbors:
- the LOC8082252 gene encoding transcription factor HY5 isoform X2, producing MQQDQTTSSLPSSSERSSSSAPQTDQETREAMESDEEIRRVPEVGLELAGPSTSGRETTAAAGTAAGAAGTSSASQAATSAARRRGRSPADKEHRRLKRLLRNRVSAQQARERKKAYLSELEVRVKDLEKRNSELEERLSTLQNENQMLRQILKNTTVNRRGPGGSSAGGDSQ
- the LOC8082252 gene encoding transcription factor HY5 isoform X1, whose amino-acid sequence is MHVLLTFACSRFITSFEKGFFVGLRFSFPLSKEKKRLFSMESDEEIRRVPEVGLELAGPSTSGRETTAAAGTAAGAAGTSSASQAATSAARRRGRSPADKEHRRLKRLLRNRVSAQQARERKKAYLSELEVRVKDLEKRNSELEERLSTLQNENQMLRQILKNTTVNRRGPGGSSAGGDSQ
- the LOC8082253 gene encoding putative cellulose synthase A catalytic subunit 11 [UDP-forming] — translated: MDEDSPEIVPVNSPALDPPDPDQEPEPSESGEGDRDGPPEPEALSDKLPLPAAELNLYRAAVALRLVLLAAFFRYRVTHPVLDAPWLWLAALVCELWLVVVWLVAQLPKLSPTSRETHLDRLAARYDDGEPSRRLGSVDVLLTAAGAGAGTSSEPPLATANTVLSVLAADYPAGRLACYVSDDGADLLLFEVLFEAAGFARRWVPFCRRHAVEPRAPELYFARGVDYLRDRAAPSFVKERRAMKRAYEELKVRMNYLAANARKVPEDGWVMPDGTPWPGNNTRDHPAMIQVLLGHPGDQDAAGDELPRLFYVSREKKPGFQHHTKAGALNALLRVSALLTNGSYVLNLDQDHCVSNSGVLREAMCFLMDPDAGNRTCFVQFPLRIGVEDDGGERRHATRDSVFFDIDMKCLDGIQGPVYVGSGCCFNRKALYGFDPAFSEDDDEEEEEEAPVHWSRWWWFGKVKKRALRRTMSTVPLLDSEDTDELTEAGRRRRLRSYRAALERHFGHSPAFIASAFATQERGGGGSDAATADADASSVLREAIHVVSCAYEERTRWGKDVGWMYGSDDDGGGGVVTGFTMHARGWASAYCAPARTAFRSFARASPSEVLAGASQRAVAAMGVLLSRHCPVWSAAGGRLRLMQRLGYVSCVAYPLASLPLTVYCALPAACLLTGKSIFPDDVGYYDAVLLILLLSSVVATVALELRWSGVTLRAWWRDQKLWVVTGTSACLAAVFQGILRSCAGVDVGFSSTSTETATRRRSSSSDDDNRKSAVLRGSNLLIPPASLLVGNLAGVVVAVSYGVDHGYPSWGPVLVKLALAWWVVAHLQGFFRGLLARRDRRAPTIAVLWSVLFVSVLSLLWVNVDSYSAPPAQSASQRPPIL